One genomic segment of Rubeoparvulum massiliense includes these proteins:
- a CDS encoding accessory gene regulator B family protein, translating into MNKLADVLIEKEISKGEDKDLIVYGLSTGIELCFNIITTIVLGFLFEMVFESLVFLLSFSLIRTYAGGYHCQKAINCYLLSSGIVALVLPIVKFTPKEFIPVVGVIILIISIPILIKLAPVETPTKPLDEEEKKYYRKKRIFHLVVMCLIITLLFFWSLNTIILTICLGNLVAALFVIKAQWA; encoded by the coding sequence ATGAACAAGCTTGCAGATGTTCTGATTGAAAAAGAGATAAGTAAGGGTGAAGATAAGGATTTAATAGTTTATGGCCTTAGTACTGGTATTGAGCTTTGTTTCAATATTATAACAACAATAGTATTAGGTTTTTTGTTTGAAATGGTATTTGAAAGCCTTGTCTTCCTTCTATCTTTTTCTCTCATTCGTACATATGCAGGTGGTTATCACTGTCAAAAGGCAATAAACTGTTATCTACTATCAAGTGGAATTGTGGCACTGGTGTTGCCGATAGTAAAGTTTACACCAAAAGAATTTATACCTGTAGTTGGAGTAATAATTCTTATAATATCTATACCAATACTTATAAAGCTAGCACCAGTAGAAACACCTACTAAGCCACTTGATGAAGAAGAGAAAAAATACTATCGCAAAAAAAGGATTTTCCATTTAGTAGTGATGTGTCTTATAATAACACTTTTGTTCTTTTGGAGTCTAAACACTATAATTTTAACAATATGTCTAGGTAATCTAGTGGCAGCATTGTTTGTTATTAAAGCACAATGGGCATAG
- a CDS encoding IS4 family transposase, whose amino-acid sequence MDKDTLFSSFGKWISPINTDFFDEQVKIRKLDYYTKKLTTEAYLKLMLLAQLNQWDSLHEMSDALVDEGLQETVGFQSISVSQLSRRNREIPSDVMAMIFFQLVSKIKAFHQKTQPSMPLNIIDSTTIPLNLGKYAWADFRKTKAGIKVHLRLVMMDQHMTYPDQLTITPAKEHDRGQLEVLIDDKNATYVFDRGYIDYERFDRMTDDGYFFVSRLKANAVTHPIKSFDTGENPAILSDQMVWLGTSPSLAENVFRLVEVLDHRGKTLRLITNRFDILPEEVSEIYRARWAIELFFKWLKQHVKIKTFYGESENAVKNQIYTALIVYCLHVLIQLEMNRQRKILQIQRWLKRLLWKPANQWVRRMEDRTVP is encoded by the coding sequence ATGGACAAGGATACACTATTTTCGTCATTTGGTAAATGGATTTCACCCATCAATACTGACTTTTTTGATGAACAGGTCAAAATAAGGAAACTTGACTACTACACAAAGAAGCTAACGACAGAAGCTTACTTGAAATTAATGCTTCTCGCTCAGCTCAATCAATGGGATAGCTTACATGAGATGAGCGATGCTCTTGTTGATGAAGGTCTTCAGGAAACCGTAGGTTTTCAATCGATTAGCGTATCCCAGCTATCGCGACGGAATCGTGAAATTCCATCGGATGTGATGGCCATGATATTCTTCCAACTGGTCAGTAAAATAAAGGCTTTCCATCAAAAGACCCAACCATCCATGCCATTGAATATCATTGATTCAACTACTATCCCGTTGAATTTAGGGAAGTATGCTTGGGCGGATTTTCGAAAGACGAAGGCAGGAATTAAAGTCCATCTACGCTTAGTAATGATGGACCAACACATGACCTATCCTGACCAACTCACGATTACACCCGCTAAAGAACACGATCGCGGGCAATTGGAAGTTCTCATCGATGACAAGAACGCGACTTATGTGTTTGATCGAGGTTACATCGATTACGAACGCTTTGATCGTATGACGGATGACGGCTATTTTTTCGTGTCCCGTTTGAAAGCTAATGCCGTCACTCATCCCATTAAATCTTTTGACACCGGTGAAAATCCTGCGATCCTTTCGGATCAAATGGTTTGGCTAGGGACCTCACCAAGCCTTGCAGAAAACGTTTTCCGACTCGTTGAAGTGCTCGATCATCGCGGGAAAACACTTCGATTGATTACGAATCGATTTGATATTCTTCCGGAGGAAGTGAGCGAGATCTATCGTGCCCGTTGGGCGATTGAGCTATTCTTCAAATGGTTGAAGCAGCATGTGAAGATTAAAACGTTCTATGGTGAAAGTGAAAATGCTGTCAAAAATCAAATCTATACGGCATTGATCGTATATTGCCTTCATGTTTTGATTCAGCTAGAGATGAATCGTCAGCGGAAAATACTTCAGATTCAACGTTGGCTCAAACGTTTGCTTTGGAAACCAGCCAATCAATGGGTTCGTCGCATGGAGGACCGTACGGTCCCTTAA
- a CDS encoding mechanosensitive ion channel family protein: MTTWDNIWNHLLNLTDWIHFAIAVGIFLAFLLFRQIFTKYIFTLFLKISKRTSLKMDEKLLLAFEAPLRWLIVVLGIYFSAHYFLENPLYEAKLLHLLRTALIFLVGWGLFRLADESSTLFTRLHLASNGKVDKILIPFLSKLTQFIVAALTITILLEEWGFNVSGFVAGLGLGGLAFALAAKDSLSNLLGGVVIIIERPFSIGDWIQSGTIEGTVEDITFRSTKIRTFAQAVITVPNSELANSPITNWSQMGKRRVTFNLGVSYDTSRVAMQEVVEEIRAVLTEHEGIHPDTISVFFDAYGASSLDIKITFFTKSTALAEHSQVKEEINFKIMEILEKHHVSCAFPSTSIYFENGLRVIGTTPAEEAKSNH, translated from the coding sequence TTGACCACATGGGATAATATCTGGAATCATCTGCTCAATTTAACCGACTGGATTCACTTTGCCATCGCCGTTGGGATCTTTCTTGCTTTTCTCCTGTTCCGACAGATATTTACCAAATACATATTTACGCTCTTCTTAAAAATCTCTAAGCGAACCAGCCTAAAAATGGATGAGAAGCTATTACTGGCCTTCGAAGCCCCCTTACGTTGGTTAATCGTGGTGTTGGGTATCTATTTTTCAGCTCATTATTTCCTTGAAAATCCGCTCTACGAGGCAAAATTACTGCATTTATTACGAACTGCTCTGATCTTTCTCGTTGGTTGGGGTCTCTTCCGCCTTGCTGATGAGTCCTCCACCCTCTTTACCCGTCTCCATCTTGCATCCAATGGGAAGGTCGACAAAATTTTAATTCCTTTTCTTTCGAAGCTAACTCAGTTTATTGTGGCTGCCCTTACCATTACCATTCTTCTCGAGGAATGGGGCTTCAATGTAAGTGGCTTCGTCGCTGGTCTAGGTCTTGGCGGACTTGCCTTTGCCCTTGCTGCGAAAGACTCCCTCAGCAACCTATTGGGTGGTGTAGTGATTATTATTGAACGGCCCTTCTCCATTGGTGACTGGATTCAATCAGGTACCATTGAAGGAACTGTAGAGGATATTACCTTCCGTAGCACCAAGATCCGCACCTTTGCTCAGGCCGTGATTACCGTCCCCAATTCCGAGCTAGCGAACTCGCCGATTACCAACTGGTCACAGATGGGGAAGCGACGAGTCACCTTTAATCTAGGTGTCAGCTATGATACATCCCGCGTTGCCATGCAGGAGGTAGTGGAGGAGATTCGCGCTGTTCTCACCGAGCATGAGGGGATTCATCCTGATACCATCAGCGTTTTCTTCGATGCTTATGGTGCATCTAGCTTAGACATTAAGATCACCTTCTTCACGAAAAGTACGGCTCTAGCCGAACATTCTCAAGTGAAGGAAGAGATCAATTTTAAGATTATGGAGATTTTAGAGAAGCATCATGTCTCTTGTGCCTTCCCCAGCACCAGTATTTATTTTGAAAATGGTTTGCGAGTTATCGGTACTACCCCAGCAGAAGAAGCAAAATCAAATCATTAA
- a CDS encoding sensor histidine kinase encodes MKARESINKIFYLYLYNTSELFHTFFNENVYNSRIEKLSYLLYFVSSSVLIFITKVPLITLIFTLNFLFIISLNYESSIQKKIIFSSLIYAILFVIEIIVSVSIGFIDISAIHNSTFNSVVGLILIRTITLIVAYLLNKYKSSRKEDFPIPQIYYLALIVILFGTLYLFVTSLENDNLTLYNVLISGSILIIVNVTMIVIDEKIYNSIIAMNEKNILKQQNIAYENQAEIISQSTESIKSLKHDIKNHLIMLDEMYKNDKKDEVEPYIRKILKEIDSGAFSQSNNFVIDSIVNFKLRKLQNTDTKIFVDISVPQSINIFAYDITVILGNLLDNAITAILQSDNKKLDLQISCSMGNLIILMDNSFDGKLIIDNSKFKTTKSFKANHGIGLANIEKSLESYGGEIRTEYTSDTFSVAVIVPYKN; translated from the coding sequence TTGAAAGCGAGAGAATCAATAAACAAAATATTCTATCTTTATTTATACAACACTAGTGAATTATTTCATACTTTTTTTAATGAAAATGTTTATAATAGCAGAATAGAAAAACTATCTTATTTATTGTATTTTGTTTCATCTTCAGTTTTAATATTTATTACTAAAGTTCCGTTAATTACATTGATTTTCACATTAAACTTTTTGTTTATTATTTCTTTAAATTATGAGAGTTCCATTCAGAAGAAAATTATTTTTTCATCCCTTATTTATGCAATATTGTTTGTAATCGAAATTATTGTTTCAGTAAGTATTGGGTTCATAGATATTTCAGCAATTCATAATAGTACTTTTAACTCAGTTGTAGGCTTGATACTAATACGAACAATAACTTTGATTGTAGCTTATTTGTTAAATAAATACAAAAGTTCAAGGAAGGAAGATTTTCCTATACCCCAGATTTATTATTTAGCTCTTATTGTTATCTTATTTGGAACATTATATTTATTTGTAACTTCTTTAGAAAATGATAATTTAACACTATATAATGTACTTATCAGCGGATCTATTTTAATTATTGTCAATGTGACTATGATAGTAATAGATGAAAAAATATATAATTCAATTATTGCAATGAACGAAAAAAATATTTTAAAGCAGCAAAATATTGCATATGAAAACCAAGCAGAAATTATTAGTCAGTCCACTGAATCCATTAAATCACTTAAACATGATATTAAAAATCATTTAATTATGCTCGACGAAATGTACAAAAATGATAAAAAAGATGAAGTGGAACCTTACATACGGAAAATTTTAAAGGAAATAGATAGTGGGGCATTTTCTCAATCTAATAATTTTGTGATTGACAGCATTGTTAATTTTAAACTGAGAAAGTTGCAAAATACTGATACAAAAATATTTGTAGATATAAGTGTTCCACAATCTATTAATATTTTTGCGTACGATATTACTGTTATACTAGGTAATTTACTTGATAACGCTATCACCGCTATCCTGCAATCAGACAACAAGAAATTAGATTTACAAATAAGTTGCAGTATGGGAAATCTAATTATTTTAATGGATAACTCTTTTGACGGCAAGTTAATTATTGATAATAGCAAATTTAAAACTACAAAATCCTTTAAAGCCAATCATGGGATAGGACTTGCTAATATAGAAAAATCTTTAGAAAGTTACGGTGGAGAAATAAGAACAGAGTATACTAGTGATACTTTCTCTGTAGCTGTTATAGTTCCATACAAAAATTAA
- a CDS encoding matrixin family metalloprotease — protein MKKTLITGFLLLSMLMGATNVFAASYLGTGDNVDSGGHLDWDYDTTYYSQTVWGMKLWNGYKSGVIREDSPYVIEDIFVTDIDSATAGYYGYRDRVNAKIYFNIYSMEDLDADEKKSVAAHELGHALGLGHNTKNISALMTNAHYFPITLHQDDKDSYDEAAKLY, from the coding sequence ATGAAAAAGACATTAATTACAGGTTTCTTATTATTATCTATGCTAATGGGCGCAACAAATGTTTTTGCTGCTTCATATTTAGGAACAGGCGATAATGTAGATTCTGGAGGACATCTAGATTGGGACTACGATACAACGTATTATAGTCAAACTGTATGGGGAATGAAGTTGTGGAATGGCTACAAAAGTGGTGTTATTAGAGAAGATAGTCCTTATGTTATTGAAGATATATTCGTAACTGATATAGATTCAGCGACAGCTGGTTATTACGGTTACAGAGATAGAGTTAACGCTAAAATTTATTTCAATATATATAGTATGGAAGATTTAGATGCTGATGAAAAAAAATCTGTTGCTGCTCATGAATTAGGGCATGCATTAGGTTTAGGACATAACACTAAAAATATAAGTGCGCTTATGACAAATGCACATTATTTTCCGATAACTTTGCATCAAGATGACAAAGATTCATATGATGAAGCTGCTAAATTATATTAA
- a CDS encoding cyclic lactone autoinducer peptide produces MKKFKKEKWVYRLGSMVASLALVVTALNVNTACVYIAHQPKLPDSAKKFRKF; encoded by the coding sequence ATGAAAAAGTTTAAAAAAGAAAAGTGGGTATACAGGTTGGGAAGTATGGTTGCCTCACTTGCATTGGTAGTGACAGCATTAAATGTAAATACTGCTTGCGTATACATTGCCCATCAGCCAAAGCTACCAGATTCAGCTAAAAAATTTCGTAAATTTTAA
- a CDS encoding alpha/beta-type small acid-soluble spore protein, protein MANNSNTNNLVVPQANAALDQMKYEIAQEFGVNLGPDTTSRQNGSVGGEITKRLVQYAEQQLARNSGY, encoded by the coding sequence ATGGCTAACAACTCTAACACAAACAATCTTGTAGTACCTCAAGCGAACGCAGCTCTTGACCAAATGAAATATGAGATCGCTCAAGAGTTCGGCGTTAACCTTGGTCCAGACACTACTTCCCGCCAAAACGGTTCCGTTGGTGGGGAAATCACGAAGCGTTTAGTACAGTACGCTGAGCAGCAATTAGCACGTAACTCTGGCTATTAA